The Bubalus bubalis isolate 160015118507 breed Murrah chromosome 18, NDDB_SH_1, whole genome shotgun sequence genome contains a region encoding:
- the B9D2 gene encoding B9 domain-containing protein 2, with protein MAEVHVIGQIMGATGFSESSLFCKWGVHTGAAWKLLSGVREGQTQVDTPQIGDMAYWSHPIDLHFATKGLQGWPRLHLQVWSQDSFGRCQLAGYGFCHVPSSPGTHQLDCPTWRPLGSWREQLARAFVGGGPQLLHGDAIYSGADRYRLHTTSGGTVHLELSLLLRHFDHYGVEC; from the exons ATGGCTGAGGTGCACGTGATCGGACAGATCATGGGGGCCACCGGTTTCTCGGAAAGTAGCCTGTTCTGCAAGTGGGGCGTCCACACAG GGGCAGCATGGAAGCTCCTGTCAGGTGTGCGGGAGGGCCAAACACAGGTGGACACCCCCCAGATAGGGGACATGGCCTACTGGTCCCACCCCATCGACCTGCACTTCGCCACCAAAGGCCTTCAAG GCTGGCCCCGGCTCCATCTCCAGGTGTGGTCCCAGGACAGCTTCGGCCGCTGCCAGCTTGCAGGCTATGGCTTTTGCCATGTGCCCAGCAGTCCAGGCACCCACCAGCTGGACTGCCCCACGTGGCGACCCCTGGGCAGCTGGCGAGAGCAGCTGGCGAGGGCCTTCGTGGGTGGCGGGCCTCAGCTGCTGCACGGAGATGCCATCTACAGTGGGGCTGACCGCTATCGCCTGCACACCACCTCCGGGGGCACCGTGCACCTTGAGCTGAGCCTGCTGCTGCGCCACTTTGATCACTATGGGGTTGAATGCTGA
- the TMEM91 gene encoding transmembrane protein 91 isoform X3 yields the protein MAVGGRSLSPAMDSPSLRELQQPLLVGGELPIQKSSEPELGPPFRETAFAESLKGWQFLPPSLPSVSAGLGEPGTPDFEDVSSSDSDSDWGGGGPLSPLLPHDHLGLAVFSMLCCFWPLGIATFCLAQKLPLRPPL from the exons ATGGCTGTGGGCG GAAGGAGCCTCTCCCCAGCCATGGACAGCCCCAGTCTTCGAGAGCTCCAACAGCCCCTACTGGTGGGTGGTGAGCTTCCCATCCAGAAGTCCAGTGAGCCTGAGCTGGGGCCTCCCTTTCGAGAGACAGCCTTTGCGGAATCGCTGAAGGGTTGGCAGTTTCTGCCACCATCTCTTCCTTCTGTGAGTGCAGGACTAGGGGAGCCAGGGACCCCCGACTTTGAG GATGTCTCATCCAGTGACAGTGACTCGGACTGGGGCGGGGGCGGCCCCCTCTCCCCGCTGCTGCCCCACGACCACCTCGGCTTGGCTGTCTTTTCCATGCTGTGCTGTTTCTGGCCCTTGGGCATCGCCACCTTCTGCCTGGCCCAGAAG